One genomic segment of Bradyrhizobium prioriisuperbiae includes these proteins:
- a CDS encoding stimulus-sensing domain-containing protein yields the protein MLDRPALDRDPDTDDDIPSFAPDSEPDARELAAAKPVPGWKRPLGWLRRAGQYFFSLSFSSLTRRIVSLNLAGLIALVASILYLSQFRAGLIDARAQSLLVQAEIIASAIAASATVETNAITVDPDKLLDLKPGETYGPSEDVLSGLDFPINPERVAPVLRRLISPTKTRARIYDRDGVLVLDSRSLYGRGDVLRFDLAPPSTDKPGLTERAMIAVRTWLNRGDLPLYRELGPENGNGYSEVSDSLNGQKASMVRINERGEVIVSVSVPVQRFRAVHGALMLSTQGDDIDQMVTAERLAILKVFGLAAAVMIMLSLLLASTIAGPVRRLADSAERVRRRIKTRVEIPDFTGRRDEIGHLSGALRDMTEALYNRIEGIERFAADVSHELKNPLTSLRSAVETLPLARTDNSRSRLLQVIEHDVRRLDRLISDISDASRLDAELQRQDATPVDMRRLLLTLVSVANETNHSNNNVQVQARFEGNPIDSFSVPGHDSRLGQVIANLLSNAQSFSKMDGAVRLVCRRVKNKTIEIVIDDDGPGVRPGALEKIFDRFYTDRPEQGFGQNSGLGLSISKQIVEAHGGRIWAENRAGKTDATGDTPIAGARFVVRLPSI from the coding sequence TTGCTTGACCGCCCAGCTCTAGATCGAGATCCGGACACGGACGACGACATCCCGTCGTTCGCGCCGGACAGCGAACCGGATGCGCGCGAGCTTGCCGCGGCGAAACCCGTGCCGGGCTGGAAGCGCCCGCTGGGCTGGCTGCGCCGCGCCGGGCAATATTTCTTTTCGCTCAGCTTCTCGAGCCTGACGCGACGCATCGTCTCGCTCAATCTCGCCGGCCTGATCGCGCTGGTCGCCAGCATTCTCTATCTGTCGCAGTTCCGCGCCGGCCTGATCGATGCGCGCGCACAGAGCCTCTTGGTGCAGGCGGAAATCATTGCCAGCGCGATTGCCGCCTCCGCCACCGTCGAAACCAACGCCATCACCGTCGATCCCGACAAACTGCTGGACCTGAAGCCGGGCGAGACCTACGGCCCGTCCGAAGACGTGCTGTCGGGTCTGGATTTTCCGATCAATCCCGAGCGCGTGGCGCCGGTGCTGCGGCGCCTGATCTCGCCGACCAAGACACGGGCGCGGATCTATGACCGCGACGGCGTGCTGGTGCTCGACAGCCGCAGCCTCTATGGCCGCGGCGACGTGCTGCGGTTCGATCTGGCGCCGCCCTCGACCGACAAACCCGGCCTGACCGAGCGTGCGATGATCGCGGTGCGCACCTGGCTCAATCGCGGCGACCTGCCGCTGTATCGCGAACTCGGCCCGGAGAACGGCAACGGTTATTCCGAAGTCTCCGACTCCCTGAATGGCCAGAAGGCCAGCATGGTCCGCATCAACGAGCGCGGCGAAGTGATCGTGTCGGTGTCGGTGCCGGTGCAACGTTTCCGCGCGGTGCATGGCGCGCTGATGCTGTCGACCCAGGGCGACGACATCGACCAGATGGTGACCGCGGAACGCCTCGCCATCCTGAAGGTGTTCGGCCTCGCCGCGGCCGTGATGATCATGCTGTCGCTGCTGCTTGCCAGCACCATCGCCGGGCCCGTGCGCCGGCTTGCCGACAGCGCCGAGCGCGTTCGACGCCGCATCAAAACGCGCGTCGAGATTCCCGATTTCACCGGCCGCCGCGACGAGATCGGCCATCTCTCCGGCGCGCTACGCGACATGACCGAAGCGCTCTACAATCGCATCGAGGGCATCGAGCGGTTCGCGGCGGATGTTTCGCACGAACTGAAGAACCCGCTGACCTCGCTGCGCTCCGCGGTCGAAACCCTGCCGCTGGCGCGGACCGACAACAGCCGCAGCCGCCTGCTCCAGGTTATCGAACATGACGTGCGGCGGCTCGACCGGCTGATCTCGGACATTTCCGACGCCAGCCGCCTCGACGCCGAACTGCAACGACAGGACGCGACGCCGGTCGATATGCGGCGGCTGCTGCTGACACTGGTCTCGGTCGCCAACGAAACCAACCACAGCAACAACAATGTCCAGGTGCAGGCGCGCTTCGAAGGCAATCCGATCGATTCATTCTCGGTGCCGGGCCACGATTCACGGCTGGGCCAGGTGATCGCCAATCTGCTGTCGAACGCGCAATCGTTCTCAAAAATGGACGGCGCCGTGCGCCTGGTGTGCCGCCGCGTGAAAAACAAAACGATCGAGATCGTGATCGACGACGACGGCCCCGGCGTGCGGCCCGGCGCCCTGGAAAAGATCTTCGACCGCTTCTATACCGACCGGCCGGAACAAGGCTTCGGACAGAACTCCGGCCTGGGCCTGTCGATCTCCAAGCAGATCGTGGAAGCCCATGGCGGGCGGATCTGGGCGGAAAACCGCGCCGGCAAGACCGATGCGACCGGCGACACGCCGATCGCAGGCGCACGGTTTGTGGTCCGGCTGCCGTCGATATGA
- a CDS encoding HPr kinase/phosphatase C-terminal domain-containing protein, with protein sequence MSRAELNQDAMSQDGTSPNQDPSIHASAVLIGNQAALIRGPSGSGKSRLAFDLIVAGRSGQIPTTTLVGDDRIYLAQRNSKIIARAAPGLVGLIEIRGLGLRRCDFTAEAQLSFVIDLAADDAERMPPPEAFKTTLLGIEIPRIPVGSGFQPLPLVVAALLTGPGSARDPRPSPGLSEGVW encoded by the coding sequence ATGAGCCGCGCGGAGTTGAATCAGGACGCCATGAGCCAGGACGGGACCAGCCCAAATCAAGACCCGAGCATCCACGCCTCGGCTGTGCTGATCGGCAACCAGGCGGCGCTGATTCGCGGCCCGTCGGGGTCCGGCAAGTCCCGCCTCGCCTTCGACCTGATCGTGGCCGGCCGTTCTGGGCAAATTCCGACTACGACGTTAGTCGGAGACGACAGAATTTATCTCGCACAGCGGAATTCGAAAATCATCGCCCGCGCCGCCCCCGGGCTGGTCGGACTGATCGAGATCCGCGGGCTCGGTCTGCGCCGCTGCGACTTCACGGCGGAGGCCCAGCTCAGTTTCGTGATCGACCTCGCCGCCGACGATGCCGAGCGGATGCCGCCACCGGAGGCCTTCAAAACCACCCTTTTAGGTATTGAAATACCGAGAATCCCGGTAGGGAGCGGCTTTCAGCCGCTGCCACTGGTGGTCGCGGCCCTGCTGACAGGGCCCGGTTCTGCAAGGGACCCGCGACCTTCGCCTGGATTGTCGGAAGGAGTTTGGTAA
- a CDS encoding HPr family phosphocarrier protein, which yields MTAMSDDQGKPDLSSLPGVYTREVPITNKRGLHARASAKFVQMVEQFDAEISVTRNGETVGGTSIMGLMMLAAGIGTTILISAKGREAETALDAITKLVTNKFGEEE from the coding sequence ATGACTGCGATGTCGGACGACCAGGGCAAGCCCGACCTCTCGTCCTTGCCCGGCGTTTATACGCGCGAAGTTCCCATTACCAACAAACGCGGCCTGCACGCCCGCGCCTCCGCCAAGTTCGTGCAGATGGTCGAGCAGTTCGACGCCGAGATCTCCGTCACCCGCAATGGCGAGACGGTCGGCGGCACATCGATCATGGGATTGATGATGCTGGCCGCTGGCATCGGCACCACGATTTTGATTTCGGCGAAGGGACGCGAGGCCGAGACGGCGCTCGACGCGATTACGAAGCTCGTCACCAACAAGTTTGGTGAGGAAGAGTAA
- the gcvA gene encoding LysR family transcriptional regulator encodes MRSSHLPLNALRAFEASARQLSFTRAGLELRVTQAAVSHQVKSLEDILGVQLFRRLPRGLALTDEGQALLPAISDSFDRIRATLDRFADGYLRDVITVGVVGTFATGWLLPRLKAFEDAFPRIDLRLLTNNNRVDIAGEGLDFAIRFGDGSWHGTEAIKLFAAPLTPVCAPKIAKKLRRPTDLKREVLLRSYRPDEWPQWFAAAGLVSPTIKGAMFDSSIIMAEVAARGSGVALLPASMFSEELKQGRLVRPFKIETYTGDYWLTSLRSKRQSAAMLAFRDWLVGEVGKDGRG; translated from the coding sequence ATGCGATCATCACATTTGCCCCTGAATGCGCTGCGCGCCTTCGAGGCCTCGGCACGACAGCTGTCCTTCACCCGCGCCGGCCTCGAACTGCGGGTGACGCAGGCCGCGGTCAGCCACCAGGTCAAAAGCCTGGAGGATATTCTCGGCGTGCAATTGTTCCGCCGGCTGCCGCGCGGCCTGGCGCTGACCGACGAGGGACAGGCGCTACTACCGGCGATCTCGGATTCGTTCGACCGCATCCGCGCCACCCTCGATCGCTTCGCGGACGGTTATCTTCGCGACGTCATCACCGTCGGTGTGGTGGGCACGTTTGCGACCGGGTGGCTGCTGCCGCGCCTGAAGGCGTTCGAGGACGCATTTCCGCGCATCGACTTGCGGCTGCTGACCAACAACAACCGCGTCGACATCGCCGGCGAAGGCCTCGACTTCGCCATTCGCTTCGGCGATGGCTCCTGGCATGGCACCGAGGCGATCAAGCTGTTCGCCGCGCCGCTGACGCCGGTATGCGCACCGAAGATCGCGAAAAAGCTGCGGCGCCCGACCGATCTCAAACGCGAGGTATTGCTGCGCTCCTACCGGCCGGACGAGTGGCCGCAATGGTTCGCCGCCGCCGGCCTGGTCAGCCCGACCATCAAGGGCGCGATGTTCGATTCCTCCATCATCATGGCGGAAGTCGCCGCGCGCGGCTCCGGCGTGGCGCTGCTGCCCGCCAGCATGTTCAGCGAGGAGTTGAAACAGGGACGGCTGGTGCGCCCGTTCAAGATCGAGACCTATACCGGCGACTACTGGCTGACGTCATTGCGCAGCAAGCGGCAATCGGCGGCGATGTTGGCGTTCCGGGATTGGCTGGTGGGTGAGGTGGGGAAGGATGGGCGGGGATAG
- a CDS encoding response regulator transcription factor: MPTIALVDDDRNILTSVSIALEAEGYRIMTYTDGASALDGFRTSPPDLAILDIKMPRMDGMETLRRLRQKSDLPVIFLTSKDEEIDELFGLKMGADDFIRKPFSQRLLVERVKAVLRRAIPKDPTAAPKEADPKALERGLLRMDPERHTCTWKNEAVTLTVTEFLILQALATRPGVVKSRNALMDAAYDDQVYVDDRTIDSHIKRLRKKFKVVDDDFEMIETLYGVGYRFKET; encoded by the coding sequence ATGCCCACAATCGCGTTGGTCGATGACGACCGCAACATTCTGACGTCCGTATCGATCGCACTCGAAGCCGAGGGCTATCGTATCATGACCTACACGGACGGCGCCTCGGCACTCGACGGTTTTCGAACCAGCCCTCCCGATCTCGCCATTCTCGATATCAAGATGCCGCGGATGGACGGCATGGAGACATTGCGCCGGCTGCGGCAGAAATCCGATCTGCCGGTGATCTTCCTCACCTCCAAGGACGAGGAGATCGACGAATTGTTCGGCCTCAAGATGGGCGCAGACGATTTCATCCGCAAACCGTTCTCGCAGCGGCTGCTGGTCGAACGCGTCAAGGCGGTGCTTCGCCGTGCGATCCCGAAGGATCCGACGGCCGCTCCCAAGGAAGCCGACCCCAAGGCGCTGGAGCGCGGCCTGCTGCGCATGGATCCGGAGCGCCACACCTGCACCTGGAAAAACGAAGCGGTCACCCTGACCGTTACCGAATTCCTGATCCTGCAGGCGCTCGCCACCCGCCCCGGCGTGGTCAAGAGCCGCAATGCCCTGATGGATGCCGCCTATGACGACCAGGTCTATGTCGACGATCGCACCATCGACAGCCACATCAAGCGGCTGCGCAAGAAGTTCAAGGTGGTCGACGACGACTTCGAGATGATCGAGACGCTGTACGGCGTCGGCTATCGCTTCAAGGAAACCTGA
- a CDS encoding PTS sugar transporter subunit IIA gives MIGLVLVTHGRLADEFRAALEHVMGPQKQIESITIGAEDDADLCRSDIIEAVKRVDTGNGVAILTDMFGGTPSNLAISCMSRPKVEVLAGINLPMLVKLAKVRDDLPLPDAIAAAQEAGRKYVTIASRVLAGK, from the coding sequence ATGATTGGTTTAGTTCTAGTGACCCATGGGCGCCTGGCGGACGAGTTTCGCGCGGCGCTTGAACACGTAATGGGACCTCAAAAACAGATCGAGTCGATCACGATCGGCGCTGAAGATGACGCCGATCTGTGTCGCAGCGACATAATCGAGGCGGTGAAGCGCGTCGACACCGGCAACGGCGTCGCGATCCTCACCGACATGTTCGGCGGCACGCCGTCGAACCTCGCGATCTCGTGCATGAGCCGCCCTAAGGTAGAGGTACTCGCCGGCATCAACCTTCCGATGCTGGTGAAGCTCGCCAAGGTTCGTGACGACCTGCCGCTGCCCGACGCCATTGCCGCCGCGCAGGAAGCCGGCCGCAAATACGTGACCATCGCGAGCCGCGTTCTCGCCGGCAAATGA
- a CDS encoding glycosyltransferase family 39 protein, producing MARVQSAAARSAPRPRRAGGLRYLAARFAMGATDAKTAPAFVLWFALLHAVLWTVILTSLKAAQDVHMDVAEAYGWGQQFLLGYGKHPPLSGWLAGLWFKLFPVQDWSTYALAMATLGVSLVICWHIAVRVVDRRRAFLTVVMLAIYPIFNFKGFKYNADLLQLVTLPLIVLAYLHAFERRDVRSGLWLGLAALAGMMTKYWAITVIGGVGLAALAHPDRLRFIASPAPWVALVTLLVGFIPHLWWLVQVHFAPIVYAGDIYEISSRTLSLQLALTYIGHNIGLLVPAVLAGLLALGWMPFRPRAAVPAGAGVNLAQARNVWMILAIVGFVPPIAGAILTIHIKTDWGIPLFFLGPLAFIALPQLRVQRIALIRLAAIWLAMTLVFAILSPWLAAYNLKPTASVGSTSIPASQLAQQLTEAWHQRFRSRWPVVAGTMEVAAPMTFYSPDHPVTLMQGEAWGSGLTSLDEAKRDGFIGICDTGDNRLPACEEWMATNAPNAEQLNMSSRRFFRGVSGPLVRWKIYIMPPAVLAK from the coding sequence ATGGCAAGGGTTCAATCCGCTGCGGCCCGATCGGCTCCGCGCCCCCGGCGCGCGGGTGGCCTACGGTATCTGGCGGCCCGGTTCGCCATGGGCGCCACCGACGCCAAGACCGCGCCGGCGTTCGTGCTCTGGTTCGCCCTGCTGCACGCGGTGCTCTGGACCGTCATCCTGACGTCGCTGAAGGCCGCCCAGGACGTCCACATGGACGTCGCGGAGGCCTATGGCTGGGGCCAGCAGTTTTTGCTCGGTTATGGCAAGCACCCGCCGCTGTCGGGCTGGCTTGCGGGGCTCTGGTTCAAGCTGTTCCCGGTCCAGGACTGGTCCACCTATGCGCTGGCGATGGCGACACTCGGTGTTAGCCTTGTGATCTGCTGGCATATCGCGGTGCGGGTGGTCGACCGCCGGCGTGCCTTCCTCACGGTAGTGATGCTCGCGATCTACCCGATCTTCAATTTCAAGGGCTTCAAATACAACGCCGACCTGCTGCAATTGGTCACCCTGCCGCTGATCGTGCTGGCCTATCTGCACGCATTCGAGCGGCGCGATGTACGCTCCGGCCTGTGGCTCGGGCTTGCGGCGCTCGCCGGCATGATGACGAAATACTGGGCGATCACCGTCATCGGCGGAGTCGGTCTTGCGGCACTGGCGCATCCGGATCGGTTGCGGTTCATCGCCTCACCCGCGCCGTGGGTTGCGCTTGTTACCCTGCTGGTCGGCTTCATTCCGCATCTGTGGTGGCTGGTCCAGGTTCACTTCGCGCCGATCGTCTATGCGGGCGACATCTATGAAATCTCCTCCCGGACGCTGAGCCTGCAGCTGGCGCTGACCTATATCGGACACAATATCGGTCTGCTGGTCCCGGCGGTGCTGGCGGGACTGCTGGCGCTGGGCTGGATGCCGTTCCGGCCACGCGCCGCCGTGCCCGCAGGCGCCGGCGTCAATCTCGCGCAGGCGCGCAATGTCTGGATGATCCTGGCCATTGTCGGTTTTGTGCCGCCGATCGCGGGTGCCATCCTGACCATCCACATCAAGACCGACTGGGGCATTCCGCTGTTTTTCCTGGGGCCGCTGGCGTTCATCGCGCTGCCGCAGCTGCGGGTGCAGCGGATCGCGCTGATTCGCCTCGCGGCGATCTGGCTGGCGATGACGCTTGTATTCGCGATCCTCTCGCCATGGCTGGCGGCCTATAATCTCAAGCCCACAGCCAGTGTCGGCTCGACCAGCATCCCGGCATCGCAGCTTGCGCAGCAACTGACCGAGGCCTGGCATCAGCGGTTTCGTTCGCGATGGCCGGTGGTTGCGGGGACCATGGAGGTTGCGGCGCCAATGACCTTTTATAGTCCCGATCATCCGGTGACCCTGATGCAGGGTGAAGCGTGGGGATCGGGCCTGACGTCGCTGGACGAGGCGAAGCGCGACGGCTTCATCGGCATTTGCGACACCGGCGACAACCGTTTGCCGGCCTGCGAGGAATGGATGGCGACAAACGCACCGAATGCCGAGCAGCTCAACATGAGCTCGCGCCGCTTCTTCCGCGGCGTCTCCGGTCCGCTGGTGCGCTGGAAAATCTATATCATGCCGCCGGCGGTGCTGGCGAAGTAG
- a CDS encoding HugZ family protein, whose protein sequence is MTPDADFDAGRLARDLLRRSRQGALATLMTVSGDPYCSLVNVASAPDGAPILLISRLALHTRNILADVRVSLMLDERRAGDPLEGARIMAGGVVEQTQDEAAVALLRRRYLAAHPSAEAFVNFKDFSFFVLRIATVHLVAGFGRIIDLTPDQVLTDLSGAEALLDGETDVLAHMNTDHRDTMSLYATRLLGAEDGDWLATGCDPDGMDLTDGRQTLRLAFPRRIVALDALRKILRELADSARAA, encoded by the coding sequence ATGACCCCAGACGCTGATTTCGATGCCGGCCGGCTCGCCCGGGACTTGCTGCGCCGCAGCCGCCAGGGCGCCCTGGCCACCCTGATGACCGTATCAGGCGACCCCTATTGCTCCCTGGTCAATGTGGCGAGCGCCCCGGACGGGGCCCCGATCCTGCTGATTTCCCGCCTCGCGCTGCACACCCGCAATATCCTGGCCGATGTCAGGGTCTCGTTGATGCTGGACGAACGCCGTGCCGGCGATCCGCTGGAGGGCGCGCGGATCATGGCCGGCGGCGTGGTCGAGCAGACCCAGGACGAGGCCGCCGTCGCGCTCCTGCGCCGGCGCTATCTGGCGGCCCATCCCAGTGCGGAAGCCTTTGTTAATTTTAAGGATTTCTCGTTTTTTGTGCTCCGTATAGCGACCGTCCATCTGGTTGCCGGGTTTGGCCGGATCATCGACCTGACCCCGGACCAGGTTTTGACCGACCTGTCGGGGGCCGAAGCGCTGCTGGACGGGGAGACGGACGTCCTGGCCCACATGAACACCGACCATCGGGACACCATGAGCCTGTATGCTACCCGGCTGCTGGGAGCCGAGGACGGCGACTGGTTGGCGACCGGCTGCGATCCGGACGGGATGGACCTCACCGACGGCCGGCAGACCCTTCGGCTGGCCTTCCCGCGGCGGATTGTCGCGCTTGATGCACTGCGGAAAATCCTCCGGGAACTCGCTGACAGCGCCCGGGCCGCCTGA
- a CDS encoding phosphoenolpyruvate carboxykinase encodes MKETGVRNGAFGADKFGFKNLKGVNWNLGTPALYEHSLQNGEATLTADGALCAETGVFTGRSPKDKFTVRDATTDTTMWWAGNQSITAEQFETLYQDFLKHAEGMSLFAQDLYGGADPSFRIKTRVYTELAWHSLFIRTLLIRPEASELAAFAPELTIVDLPSFKADPKRHGCRSENVVAIDFARKIVLIGGSYYAGEMKKSVFTTLNYYLPAQGVMPMHCSANVGADGDTAIFFGLSGTGKTTLSADPQRTLLGDDEHGWGSSGIFNFEGGCYAKCIKLSEEAEPAIYKASKRFGSVLENVVFDPITREVDFDDGSKTENTRSAYPLDFIPNASLTGRAGQPKNLVMLAADAFGVLPPIAKLTPAQAMYHFLSGYTAKVAGTERGVTEPEPEFSTCFGAPFLPRDPSEYGNLLRELIAKHNVDCWLVNTGWTGGKYGVGSRMPIKVTRALLTGALNGSLRNVEFRTDKYFGFAVPTALPGVPSDILDPVNTWKDKAEFDKTARGLVAMFQKNFAKFEAKVDAEVRAAAPEVKLAAE; translated from the coding sequence GTGAAAGAGACGGGCGTACGCAACGGCGCATTCGGTGCCGACAAATTCGGCTTCAAGAACCTTAAAGGTGTGAACTGGAATCTGGGTACGCCCGCGCTTTACGAACACTCGCTGCAGAACGGCGAAGCAACTCTCACGGCTGATGGCGCGCTGTGCGCGGAGACCGGTGTGTTCACCGGCCGCAGCCCGAAGGACAAATTCACGGTGCGTGACGCCACCACCGACACGACGATGTGGTGGGCCGGCAATCAGTCGATCACCGCCGAACAATTCGAAACCCTGTATCAGGATTTCCTCAAGCACGCCGAAGGCATGAGCCTGTTCGCACAGGATCTCTATGGCGGCGCCGATCCGAGCTTCCGCATCAAGACCCGCGTCTACACCGAACTCGCCTGGCACTCGCTGTTCATCCGCACGCTGCTGATCCGCCCCGAGGCGTCCGAGCTCGCTGCGTTCGCGCCCGAGTTGACCATTGTTGATCTGCCGAGCTTCAAGGCCGATCCCAAACGTCACGGCTGCCGCTCTGAGAATGTCGTGGCCATCGATTTCGCCCGCAAGATCGTCCTGATCGGCGGGTCTTATTATGCCGGCGAGATGAAGAAGTCGGTGTTCACCACGCTCAACTATTATCTGCCCGCGCAGGGCGTGATGCCGATGCACTGCTCGGCCAATGTCGGCGCCGACGGCGACACCGCGATCTTCTTCGGCCTGTCCGGCACCGGCAAGACCACCTTGTCTGCCGATCCGCAGCGCACCCTGCTCGGCGACGACGAGCATGGCTGGGGCTCAAGCGGCATCTTCAATTTTGAAGGCGGCTGCTACGCCAAGTGCATCAAGCTGTCGGAAGAAGCCGAGCCCGCGATCTACAAGGCGAGCAAGCGTTTCGGCTCGGTGCTGGAGAACGTGGTGTTCGATCCGATCACCCGCGAGGTTGACTTCGACGATGGTTCGAAGACCGAGAACACGCGTTCGGCCTATCCGCTCGACTTCATCCCGAACGCTTCGCTGACCGGCCGCGCAGGCCAGCCGAAGAACCTGGTGATGCTCGCCGCCGACGCCTTCGGCGTGCTGCCGCCGATCGCCAAGCTGACGCCGGCGCAGGCGATGTACCACTTCCTCTCCGGCTACACCGCCAAGGTGGCCGGCACCGAGCGGGGCGTCACCGAGCCGGAGCCCGAATTCTCCACCTGCTTCGGCGCGCCGTTCCTGCCGCGCGATCCCTCCGAATACGGCAACCTGCTGCGCGAACTGATCGCCAAGCACAATGTCGACTGCTGGCTGGTCAACACCGGCTGGACCGGCGGCAAGTATGGCGTCGGCAGCCGCATGCCGATCAAGGTGACCCGTGCCTTGCTCACCGGCGCGCTGAACGGCTCGCTGCGCAATGTCGAATTCCGCACCGACAAGTATTTCGGTTTTGCGGTGCCGACCGCACTGCCCGGCGTGCCCAGCGACATTCTGGATCCGGTGAACACCTGGAAGGACAAGGCCGAGTTCGACAAGACCGCACGCGGCCTGGTCGCCATGTTCCAGAAGAACTTCGCCAAGTTCGAAGCCAAGGTCGATGCCGAAGTCCGCGCCGCCGCCCCCGAGGTCAAGCTGGCGGCAGAGTGA
- the lepA gene encoding translation elongation factor 4 produces MATAPISNIRNFSIVAHIDHGKSTLADRLIQTTGGLADREMKEQVLDSMDIERERGITIKAQTVRLNYHAKDGKDYIFNLMDTPGHVDFAYEVSRSLAACEGSLLVVDASQGVEAQTLANVYQALDNNHEIVPVLNKIDLPAAEPDKVKQQIEDVIGIDASDAVMISAKTGIGIGDVLEAIVTRLPPPKGDRDATLTALLVDSWYDVYLGVVVLIRVVNGVMRKGQRIRMLGTQAAYDVERVGFFTPKMTQVDELGPGEIGFITAAIKEVADTRVGDTITDDRKPVTQMLPGFKPAIPVVFCGLFPVDADDFETLRAAMGKLRLNDASFSFEMETSAALGFGFRCGFLGLLHLEIIQERLSREFNLNLIATAPSVIYKMRLNDGSEIEIHNPVDMPDVVKIAEIQEPWIEATILTPDDYLGSVLKLCQDRRGNQKELTYIGARAMVKYELPLNEVVFDFYDRLKSVSKGYASFDYHLTDYKPADLVKMQILVNNEPVDALSMLVHRTRAEGRGRAMVEKMKELIPPHMFQIPIQAAIGGKVIARETVRALRKDVTAKCYGGDITRKRKLLEKQKEGKKKMRQFGKVDIPQEAFIAALKVDS; encoded by the coding sequence ATGGCCACCGCACCTATTTCCAACATCCGCAATTTCTCCATTGTCGCCCATATCGACCATGGGAAGTCGACCCTTGCCGACCGCCTGATCCAGACCACGGGCGGGCTGGCGGACCGCGAGATGAAGGAACAGGTGCTCGATTCGATGGATATCGAGCGCGAGCGCGGCATCACCATCAAGGCGCAGACCGTGCGCCTGAACTATCATGCCAAGGACGGCAAGGATTACATCTTCAACCTGATGGACACGCCCGGCCATGTCGACTTCGCCTATGAAGTCAGCCGGTCGCTGGCCGCCTGCGAGGGCTCGCTCCTGGTGGTCGACGCCAGCCAGGGCGTCGAAGCGCAGACGCTGGCCAACGTCTACCAGGCGCTCGACAACAATCACGAGATCGTGCCCGTCCTCAACAAGATCGACCTGCCGGCGGCCGAGCCCGACAAGGTGAAGCAGCAGATCGAGGACGTGATCGGCATCGACGCCTCCGACGCGGTGATGATCTCGGCCAAAACCGGCATCGGCATCGGCGATGTGCTGGAAGCCATCGTCACCCGCCTGCCGCCGCCGAAAGGCGACCGCGACGCCACACTAACCGCGCTGCTGGTCGACAGCTGGTACGACGTCTATCTCGGCGTCGTCGTGCTGATCCGCGTGGTCAACGGCGTGATGCGCAAGGGCCAGCGCATTCGCATGCTCGGGACGCAAGCGGCCTATGACGTGGAACGCGTCGGCTTCTTCACCCCGAAAATGACCCAGGTCGATGAACTCGGCCCCGGCGAAATCGGTTTCATCACCGCCGCGATCAAGGAAGTCGCCGACACCCGGGTCGGCGATACCATCACCGACGACCGCAAGCCGGTCACCCAGATGCTGCCCGGGTTCAAGCCGGCGATCCCGGTGGTGTTCTGCGGCCTGTTCCCGGTCGACGCCGACGACTTCGAGACGCTGCGCGCCGCGATGGGCAAGCTGCGGCTGAACGACGCCAGTTTCTCGTTCGAGATGGAAACCTCCGCGGCGCTGGGCTTCGGCTTCCGCTGCGGCTTCCTCGGCCTGCTGCACCTGGAGATCATCCAGGAGCGGCTGAGCCGCGAGTTCAACCTCAACCTGATCGCCACCGCGCCATCGGTGATCTACAAGATGCGCCTGAACGACGGTTCGGAAATCGAGATCCACAACCCGGTCGACATGCCGGATGTGGTCAAGATCGCCGAAATCCAGGAGCCGTGGATCGAAGCCACCATCCTGACGCCCGACGACTATCTCGGCAGTGTGCTGAAGTTGTGCCAGGACCGCCGCGGCAACCAGAAAGAACTCACCTACATCGGCGCCCGCGCCATGGTGAAGTATGAGCTGCCGCTGAACGAAGTGGTGTTCGACTTCTACGACCGGCTGAAGTCGGTCTCCAAGGGCTACGCCTCGTTCGACTATCATCTGACCGACTACAAGCCGGCTGACCTGGTGAAGATGCAGATCCTGGTCAACAACGAGCCGGTGGATGCTCTTTCCATGCTGGTGCATCGCACCCGCGCCGAAGGCCGCGGACGCGCCATGGTCGAGAAGATGAAGGAGCTGATCCCGCCGCACATGTTCCAGATCCCGATCCAGGCGGCGATCGGCGGCAAGGTGATCGCGCGCGAAACCGTGCGCGCGCTGCGCAAGGACGTCACCGCGAAGTGTTACGGCGGCGACATCACGCGCAAACGCAAACTTCTGGAGAAGCAGAAGGAAGGCAAGAAGAAGATGCGGCAGTTCGGCAAAGTCGACATCCCGCAGGAAGCTTTTATTGCCGCGCTGAAGGTGGACAGCTGA